A genomic segment from Malus domestica chromosome 05, GDT2T_hap1 encodes:
- the LOC103419648 gene encoding transcription factor bHLH112-like isoform X2 codes for MAEEFQARICGGNPWWSSSRHVLAASPCSVGFNDHMGGFGYPNDMVDIKATRSSCGFGLSSSLSSTPSDFNQALLLRSSSGRGESNFHNSMLQEDMGMNTKLNTGALGDEESSSIINVFKPMNQDLSLDQLGSPSSSGFPISSSSSAAISYGFSSALMLQTLFDSEPVPQTQPQQSVFNNNQFSNGPLLSPSPTSNCWPPRYSPNSCLRPSSLPKQLQPGVGGGSLHFSNNISTPFWNAPTPAALNQDNTIRSSNDLFSSSQAQYTTPSLSPFHEKKPNSNNFTTKANTNGDVQDSSSSVVKKSSSSACEPVFKRARIETPSPLPTFKVRKEKLGDRITALQQLVSPFGKTDTASVLHEAIEYIKFLHDQVSVLSTPYMKNGAPMQQQQGTDKMEEASEGAQQDLQSRGLCLVPISSTFPVANETTADFWTPSFGATFR; via the exons ATGGCGGAGGAGTTTCAAGCCAGGATTTGTGGCGGCAACCCATGGTGGAGTTCATCGAGACACGTGCTGGCGGCGTCACCGTGTTCTGTGGGTTTTAATGATCATATGGGGGGCTTCGGGTACCCCAACGACATGGTGGACATCAAGGCAACAAGGTCTTCCTGCG GTTTTGGTCTTTCATCATCGTTATCTTCAACACCCTCAGATTTCAACCAAGCTTTGCTCCT TCGCAGTAGTAGTGGAAGAGGTGAGAGCAATTTTCATAATTCTATGCTCCAAGAAGATATGGGTATGAACACCAAGTTGAACACTGGCGCCCTAGGCGATGAAGAATCATCTTCTATCATAAATGTTTTCAAGCCCATGAATCAAGATTTATCTTTAGACCAATTAGGTTCACCATCGTCTTCTGGCTTTCCTATAAGCTCATCGTCATCAGCTGCTATTTCTTATGGCTTCTCCTCAGCCTTAATGTTGCAAACTCTATTTGATTCTGAACCAGTACCTCAAACCCAACCCCAACAATCAGTTTTCAACAACAATCAGTTTTCAAATGGCCCGTTATTATCACCTTCTCCTACTAGTAATTGTTGGCCGCCGAGATACTCTCCAAACAGTTGCCTAAGACCCTCATCGCTACCAAAGCAGTTACAACCTGGTGTTGGTGGCGGTAGCTTGCACTTTTCCAATAACATTAGTACACCCTTCTGGAACGCCCCCACTCCCGCGGCTTTAAATCAAGACAATACTATTCGATCTAGTAATGATCTGTTTTCCTCCTCACAAGCACAGTATACAACACCTTCTCTGTCACCTTTTCATGAAAAGAAACCCAATTCCAACAACTTTACCACCAAG GCCAATACTAATGGAGATGTCCAAGACTCAAGCTCCTCTGTTGTAAAGAAAAGTAGCAGCAGCGCCTGTGAACCTGTATTCAAAAGAGCTCGAATTGAAACACCTTCACCCTTACCGACTTTTAAG GTTCGGAAGGAGAAGCTTGGGGACCGGATCACTGCTCTCCAGCAATTGGTTTCACCTTTCGGAAAG acTGATACAGCTTCTGTCCTCCACGAAGCTATTGAGTACATCAAATTCCTCCACGATCAAGTCAGT GTTTTAAGTACTCCATATATGAAAAATGGAGCTCCCATGCAACAGCAACAGGGTACTGATAAAATGGAGGAGGCCTCGGAAGGAGCACAACAAGATCTACAAAGCCGAGGACTCTGTTTGGTTCCAATTTCAAGCACATTCCCGGTTGCTAATGAGACCACAGCTGATTTTTGGACACCATCATTTGGAGCAACTTTCAGGTGA
- the LOC103419648 gene encoding transcription factor bHLH112-like isoform X1, which produces MAEEFQARICGGNPWWSSSRHVLAASPCSVGFNDHMGGFGYPNDMVDIKATRSSCGEINNSVSDDHDGGDHSNSIANFDQYQDVQKPDHDSTLQMIGFGLSSSLSSTPSDFNQALLLRSSSGRGESNFHNSMLQEDMGMNTKLNTGALGDEESSSIINVFKPMNQDLSLDQLGSPSSSGFPISSSSSAAISYGFSSALMLQTLFDSEPVPQTQPQQSVFNNNQFSNGPLLSPSPTSNCWPPRYSPNSCLRPSSLPKQLQPGVGGGSLHFSNNISTPFWNAPTPAALNQDNTIRSSNDLFSSSQAQYTTPSLSPFHEKKPNSNNFTTKANTNGDVQDSSSSVVKKSSSSACEPVFKRARIETPSPLPTFKVRKEKLGDRITALQQLVSPFGKTDTASVLHEAIEYIKFLHDQVSVLSTPYMKNGAPMQQQQGTDKMEEASEGAQQDLQSRGLCLVPISSTFPVANETTADFWTPSFGATFR; this is translated from the exons ATGGCGGAGGAGTTTCAAGCCAGGATTTGTGGCGGCAACCCATGGTGGAGTTCATCGAGACACGTGCTGGCGGCGTCACCGTGTTCTGTGGGTTTTAATGATCATATGGGGGGCTTCGGGTACCCCAACGACATGGTGGACATCAAGGCAACAAGGTCTTCCTGCGGTGAGATTAATAACTCGGTTTCTGATGACCATGACGGTGGTGATCATAGTAATTCTATTGCTAATTTTGATCAATATCAAGATGTTCAAAAGCCTGATCATGATTCCACCTTGCAAATGATAGGTTTTGGTCTTTCATCATCGTTATCTTCAACACCCTCAGATTTCAACCAAGCTTTGCTCCT TCGCAGTAGTAGTGGAAGAGGTGAGAGCAATTTTCATAATTCTATGCTCCAAGAAGATATGGGTATGAACACCAAGTTGAACACTGGCGCCCTAGGCGATGAAGAATCATCTTCTATCATAAATGTTTTCAAGCCCATGAATCAAGATTTATCTTTAGACCAATTAGGTTCACCATCGTCTTCTGGCTTTCCTATAAGCTCATCGTCATCAGCTGCTATTTCTTATGGCTTCTCCTCAGCCTTAATGTTGCAAACTCTATTTGATTCTGAACCAGTACCTCAAACCCAACCCCAACAATCAGTTTTCAACAACAATCAGTTTTCAAATGGCCCGTTATTATCACCTTCTCCTACTAGTAATTGTTGGCCGCCGAGATACTCTCCAAACAGTTGCCTAAGACCCTCATCGCTACCAAAGCAGTTACAACCTGGTGTTGGTGGCGGTAGCTTGCACTTTTCCAATAACATTAGTACACCCTTCTGGAACGCCCCCACTCCCGCGGCTTTAAATCAAGACAATACTATTCGATCTAGTAATGATCTGTTTTCCTCCTCACAAGCACAGTATACAACACCTTCTCTGTCACCTTTTCATGAAAAGAAACCCAATTCCAACAACTTTACCACCAAG GCCAATACTAATGGAGATGTCCAAGACTCAAGCTCCTCTGTTGTAAAGAAAAGTAGCAGCAGCGCCTGTGAACCTGTATTCAAAAGAGCTCGAATTGAAACACCTTCACCCTTACCGACTTTTAAG GTTCGGAAGGAGAAGCTTGGGGACCGGATCACTGCTCTCCAGCAATTGGTTTCACCTTTCGGAAAG acTGATACAGCTTCTGTCCTCCACGAAGCTATTGAGTACATCAAATTCCTCCACGATCAAGTCAGT GTTTTAAGTACTCCATATATGAAAAATGGAGCTCCCATGCAACAGCAACAGGGTACTGATAAAATGGAGGAGGCCTCGGAAGGAGCACAACAAGATCTACAAAGCCGAGGACTCTGTTTGGTTCCAATTTCAAGCACATTCCCGGTTGCTAATGAGACCACAGCTGATTTTTGGACACCATCATTTGGAGCAACTTTCAGGTGA
- the LOC103419648 gene encoding transcription factor bHLH112-like isoform X3 encodes MAEEFQARICGGNPWWSSSRHVLAASPCSVGFNDHMGGFGYPNDMVDIKATRSSCGFGLSSSLSSTPSDFNQALLLRSSSGRGESNFHNSMLQEDMGMNTKLNTGALGDEESSSIINVFKPMNQDLSLDQLGSPSSSGFPISSSSSAAISYGFSSALMLQTLFDSEPVPQTQPQQSVFNNNQFSNGPLLSPSPTSNCWPPRYSPNSCLRPSSLPKQLQPGVGGGSLHFSNNISTPFWNAPTPAALNQDNTIRSSNDLFSSSQAQYTTPSLSPFHEKKPNSNNFTTKANTNGDVQDSSSSVVKKSSSSACEPVFKRARIETPSPLPTFKVRKEKLGDRITALQQLVSPFGKTDTASVLHEAIEYIKFLHDQVLSTPYMKNGAPMQQQQGTDKMEEASEGAQQDLQSRGLCLVPISSTFPVANETTADFWTPSFGATFR; translated from the exons ATGGCGGAGGAGTTTCAAGCCAGGATTTGTGGCGGCAACCCATGGTGGAGTTCATCGAGACACGTGCTGGCGGCGTCACCGTGTTCTGTGGGTTTTAATGATCATATGGGGGGCTTCGGGTACCCCAACGACATGGTGGACATCAAGGCAACAAGGTCTTCCTGCG GTTTTGGTCTTTCATCATCGTTATCTTCAACACCCTCAGATTTCAACCAAGCTTTGCTCCT TCGCAGTAGTAGTGGAAGAGGTGAGAGCAATTTTCATAATTCTATGCTCCAAGAAGATATGGGTATGAACACCAAGTTGAACACTGGCGCCCTAGGCGATGAAGAATCATCTTCTATCATAAATGTTTTCAAGCCCATGAATCAAGATTTATCTTTAGACCAATTAGGTTCACCATCGTCTTCTGGCTTTCCTATAAGCTCATCGTCATCAGCTGCTATTTCTTATGGCTTCTCCTCAGCCTTAATGTTGCAAACTCTATTTGATTCTGAACCAGTACCTCAAACCCAACCCCAACAATCAGTTTTCAACAACAATCAGTTTTCAAATGGCCCGTTATTATCACCTTCTCCTACTAGTAATTGTTGGCCGCCGAGATACTCTCCAAACAGTTGCCTAAGACCCTCATCGCTACCAAAGCAGTTACAACCTGGTGTTGGTGGCGGTAGCTTGCACTTTTCCAATAACATTAGTACACCCTTCTGGAACGCCCCCACTCCCGCGGCTTTAAATCAAGACAATACTATTCGATCTAGTAATGATCTGTTTTCCTCCTCACAAGCACAGTATACAACACCTTCTCTGTCACCTTTTCATGAAAAGAAACCCAATTCCAACAACTTTACCACCAAG GCCAATACTAATGGAGATGTCCAAGACTCAAGCTCCTCTGTTGTAAAGAAAAGTAGCAGCAGCGCCTGTGAACCTGTATTCAAAAGAGCTCGAATTGAAACACCTTCACCCTTACCGACTTTTAAG GTTCGGAAGGAGAAGCTTGGGGACCGGATCACTGCTCTCCAGCAATTGGTTTCACCTTTCGGAAAG acTGATACAGCTTCTGTCCTCCACGAAGCTATTGAGTACATCAAATTCCTCCACGATCAA GTTTTAAGTACTCCATATATGAAAAATGGAGCTCCCATGCAACAGCAACAGGGTACTGATAAAATGGAGGAGGCCTCGGAAGGAGCACAACAAGATCTACAAAGCCGAGGACTCTGTTTGGTTCCAATTTCAAGCACATTCCCGGTTGCTAATGAGACCACAGCTGATTTTTGGACACCATCATTTGGAGCAACTTTCAGGTGA